Proteins encoded by one window of Drosophila santomea strain STO CAGO 1482 unplaced genomic scaffold, Prin_Dsan_1.1 Segkk53_quiver_pilon_scaf, whole genome shotgun sequence:
- the LOC120457589 gene encoding piezo-type mechanosensitive ion channel component-like: MGLRKTGTLFVVHLRYISPYIIYMILTSLHAVVKLRDHLIRYSMNEQKDRKLLFPDITRQDAERDFPGLLKYVLNYGYFKFGCEITLIGLVSTIAHRRDLLALTYLIWLVLLLSLSRFRCARIWEILQIYFVLSIFVQYVYLLTFTRNLCKVYSYKSLWSTSDSKYYKNRSNIMFDYIVLLLISRQRKSFRVEMRHINDLSYQGGVNTNVVNNIAKLGHVYFENPTHDFCSYVRNYADVFKTAIFFSFFWITLAIVFLGGVCSTDILSLGYIIFALIFLLQGSEIYLQNIHFIICRWNCLIAFNVLNIMVKVAISVLEGTIVIEKNSILSIVFNVMHQTAPCENVNDNKISEINEIRKKNLKYCYGPSNMIFRNTSVWHVIIFSFAIFQHRIFRSYYFCHVIMDTQANTILAS, from the exons ATGGGCTTGCGAAAAACTGGAACATTGTTTGTTGTTCACCTGCGCTATATATCACCGTATATTATTTACATGATTCTGACGTCCTTGCATGCAGTTGTAAAGCTTCGGGACCATTTAATAAGGTATTCGATGAATGAACAAAAGGACAGAAAACTCTTATTTCCAGATATAACAAGACAGGATGCGGAGCGCGATTTTCCAGGATTGTTAAAATATGTACTTAATTATGggtattttaaatttggttgTGAAATTACTTTGATTGGATTGGTGTCAACAATTGCTCACAGGCGAGATCTTCTTGCCTTGACTTATTTAATATGGCTAGTTCTTTTATTGAGCCTTAGTCGGTTTCGTTGTGCACGTATTTGGGAAATTTTacagatttattttgttttatctATTTTTGTTCAATATGTATACCTCCTAACGTTTACTCGAAACCTTTGCAAAG TATATTCGTATAAGTCGCTTTGGAGCACATCGGATTCTAAATACTATAAAAATAGGTCAAATATTATGTTTGACTATATAGTTCTCTTGTTAATTTCACGGCAGCGAAAATCGTTCAGGGTAGAGATGAGGCATATAAATGATTTATCTTACCAAGGTGGCGTTAATACTAACGTTGTAAACAATATAGCAAAGTTGGGCCATGTGTATTTTGAAAACCCAACTCACGATTTTTGTTCTTACGTACGTAACTATGCGGATGTTTTCAAAACTGCAAtatttttcagtttcttttGGATAACTCTCGCTATTGTATTTCTCGGCGGCGTTTGTAGTACAGACATTCTTTCTTTAGGCTACATTATATTTGCTTTGATCTTTTTATTGCAGGGCTCCGAAATATACCTGCAAAATATTCACTTTATTATTTGCCGTTGGAACTGTCTAATTGCctttaatgttttaaatattatggTTAAAGTTGCCATTAGTGTTCTTGAAGGTACAATAGTAATTGAAAAGAACTCTATATTAAGTATTGTTTTTAATGTCATGCATCAAACGGCACCGTGTGAAAACGTTAATGACAACAAAATATCTGAAATTAATGAGATAAGAAAGAAAAATCTGAAGTACTGCTATGGCCCAAGCAATATGATTTTTAGGAATACTTCAGTCTGGCATGtgattattttttcttttgctatTTTTCAACATCGAATTTTTCGATCATATTATTTTTGTCACGTAATTATGGATACGCAAGCTAATACTATTCTTGCTTCCAG
- the LOC120457588 gene encoding uncharacterized protein LOC120457588, whose translation MYKCSFEVSKTEIEEICLKDKIIDSWAPIELKKKLLAKEHSLDEIIEACQVEEQINKQSEVMVSKSDVDAIRKISTRKTKPQGECSRCGRFGHASYDSSCPARQAKCNKCSKIGHFSRKCRTTLKRRNSQCNFENVKKRKTNVRCVEGENTELKLEKENTNCFKIASDEEEEFIYCRVGGQKIPLVIDSGSRFNLISSSDWQLLQKKGAIIFNDRSHSEKQFRGYASEQLLEVIRIFEAPISAERDIEVIATFYVIKNGRQSLLGRDTAIQLNVLRLGLNVNRVEEPTPFPKWKGVKVKLCIDPEIRPVQQPVRRIPVALEEKVHAKLEEALGHDIIEPVLGPSSWISPIVLAFKENGDIRLCVDMRLANKAI comes from the coding sequence ATGTATAAATGCTCATTTGAAGTATCTAAAACCGAGATAGAGGAGATTTGCCTCAAAGATAAAATAATTGACTCGTGGGCCCCTATAGAGTTAAAGAAAAAACTGCTGGCCAAAGAACATTCTCTAGATGAAATAATTGAAGCATGTCAAGTGGAAGAGCAGATTAATAAACAGTCTGAGGTAATGGTGTCGAAATCTGATGTCGACGCAATTAGGAAGATTTCTACTCGGAAGACAAAACCACAAGGGGAATGTTCAAGATGCGGACGTTTTGGTCACGCTAGTTATGACTCATCATGCCCAGCAAGGCAagcaaaatgcaacaaatgtTCAAAAATTGGTCATTTTTCCCGAAAGTGTAGAACCACCCTGAAGAGACGGAATTCTCAGTgtaattttgaaaatgttaagAAACGTAAGACGAATGTTCGTTGTGTGGAGGGCGAGAACACAGAGCTCAAATTGGAAAAGGAGAACACAAACTGTTTCAAAATAGCAAGTGATGAGGAAGAAGAGTTTATATACTGCCGGGTGGGAGGCCAGAAAATTCCTCTAGTTATTGACTCAGGATCAAGGTTCAATCTCATCAGCAGCTCGGATTGGCAGCTGCTACAAAAGAAAGGCGCTATAATATTCAATGACAGATCACATTCTGAAAAACAGTTTCGAGGCTATGCTTCTGAACAATTGCTTGAGGTAATTCGTATTTTTGAGGCACCCATTTCGGCTGAAAGAGATATTGAAGTGATTGCGACATTTTACGTTATCAAAAATGGTCGACAATCATTGTTGGGGCGAGACACAGCTATACAACTCAATGTCCTTCGCCTAGGTTTGAATGTCAACCGCGTTGAAGAACCTACACCGTTCCCAAAGTGGAAAGGCGTCAAAGTAAAACTATGCATAGATCCCGAGATTAGGCCGGTGCAACAGCCGGTAAGAAGAATTCCGGTAGCTTTAGAGGAGAAAGTTCATGCTAAGCTGGAGGAAGCCCTTGGACATGACATAATCGAACCAGTTTTAGGTCCAAGTTCTTGGATCTCTCCCATCGTACTGGCATTTAAAGAGAATGGAGACATTCGGTTATGCGTGGATATGCGATTGGCAAATAAGGCAATTTAG